CGAGATTAAAGACATTCTCGTGCAGATGGGTTTGGGCCTTGGTATGAAGATTGAAGGATGGCCGCCTCCAGGGTGGGATCCCAATGCAACGACAATTAATAACCCTCAGTAGATTAAGGGTGGAGTGAAACGATGAGGCATAAGTCACAAGCAAGTCACTTTGGCAGAAGACCGGGACCAAGAAAAGCCCTTGTAAGGGGTTTGGTTGGTGCTTTGGTTGAAAACGGTAGAATACAAACAACCGTCGCAAAGGCAAAAGAACTCAGAAGACATGCAGAGCGAGCGGTTACCCTTGGTAAAAGAGGTGGTTTGCATGCGAGACGACTTTTACTAGCTAGATATCCGAATAAAGCTATTGTTGAAAGAATTGTCGGCGACTTGGCAAATCGTTTTGCTGACAGAGCTGGCGGATACACTCGTATTATAAAAATTGGCAAGCGTGCGGGCGATGCTGCTGAAATGGCAATTATTGAGTGGGTCGATCACAAATTAGCGGCCATCGTGTCAGGTGGCGAGCAGCCAGCTGCAAACAAAAAGGTAGTCGCCCCTGAGAACAAAGATGAGACAAAGACAAAAGTCGCTGCCAAAAGAGCAAAAGTAGCTAAAAAGAAAGCGAAAAAGCAAGCAGCAATGAAGTCTAAAAAGAAACCCGTAGCTAAAAAAGCGGCCAAAAAGCCAGCGAAAAAAGCGGGTAAAAAAGCGGCTAAGAAGAAGTAAGAGGCGAACTCAAGCCTCTTACTGAGATGCCAGGCAGAACGACACGTTGAAACGCACTATTCAATTCAAGATCCTAGCCTTCATTTGCCTTTTACTCTGCGCGGGTACTTGGCTTTGGCTCGACAAAAAAATGCAAAAACTGCAAGAGAAAACCGCTACAGGTTTCGTGGTCAGTGAATCCCAGCTACCAGATTTGAAAATTCCGG
This portion of the Bdellovibrionales bacterium CG10_big_fil_rev_8_21_14_0_10_45_34 genome encodes:
- a CDS encoding 50S ribosomal protein L17 gives rise to the protein MRHKSQASHFGRRPGPRKALVRGLVGALVENGRIQTTVAKAKELRRHAERAVTLGKRGGLHARRLLLARYPNKAIVERIVGDLANRFADRAGGYTRIIKIGKRAGDAAEMAIIEWVDHKLAAIVSGGEQPAANKKVVAPENKDETKTKVAAKRAKVAKKKAKKQAAMKSKKKPVAKKAAKKPAKKAGKKAAKKK